DNA from Deltaproteobacteria bacterium:
CGTGAGCGTCGAGCAGACCTTTGGAGAGATGCGCCAGGCAGGTGTTCTCGATCGACTCCTTGAAGAGCGGTTGCCAGTCTGGACGCGGCAGTCCGCGGAGGCCGTCGTTGCCGAACCCCTCGGTGATGCCAATGAGCGTGAGGATACGCGTCATTGCGCTGCGCGCGCCGTGGCGGAGCAACACTTTCGTCTGCGCTACGTTAGGGAAGAAGCGCAGATCGAGCTGTTCGAAGCGAATGACTTGCGTCGGATGCCCCTGCGCGGCGAGTTGTTCAGTCCACGCCTTGATCGCGTCGAGCCGATGCCGCGAACGTGGCGGGACGTAGCGGCCCTGTTGATCGAGGCCGCCATGGAACAGCACCTCGCCGCGGCGGATGCGCGAGGCGAAGTCGCATTCGGCGACAATCTCGTCATAGGTGTAGCTGAGCTTGGCACTCATGGTTTGCTCCTTCCAATGTTTACCCCGAGGCGACGAGCGCGGAGGGTTATCTGCCGACGGCCAGCGGTCGGTTTCTTGACCGCTGCGGCCATCTCCGGCCAGCGCTCGGGGCACATGACGCCATAGAGCAGCAGGCGCTTCAATTCACGGGTGAAGCGGCGTGTTGCCGCCGCGCTGCCGCCCTCATCTTTGGTTCCACTCCGTCCACGCAGCGACCACACCAGAATGGCCGCAAGTAAAATGTGACCCAGCATCTCGGGATCGATGCCAGGTTGCGTGCGATCGCTGCTTGCCAACGTCTGCATCGCCTTCATATAGCGCGTCCAGCCGACGCGGTTCGGCAACTGGATGTTCGCCAGCATCTGGAACATCCACAGCCGCGCGATCTCGGGATGCTGCAAGAAATACTCGACCATGTGATCGATGCGGTCGCCGGGCGCGATGTCGGCGGTGAGCATGCGGCTGGTCTCGTCGGCCAGCCGCGCCATCACCGCACCGACGAGATCGTCGCGGGTGCGGAAGTGTTGATACGCGGTGGTGCGGTTGACGCCGGCGCGATGGGCGACGTCGGAGACCGTCAACGCTTCGGGGCCGCGTTCCGCCATCATCGCCCGCGCCGCAGCCACGATCTCTTCGTACGTGCCTTCCGGATCGCGTCGCCGGCGCGCGCCGAGCCGAACCACCTGAGCCATGCCATCCTGTGTAGTCGAGGTGCAAGGCGTAATCAACAACAGTGTTGTTTATCCTGCATCGGGCCAATCTTCACCACGAAGTCACGAAGCGCGAAGTCTGGGTAGGGGCGCTGCTCGCTGCGCCCCCGCCGGGCCGGGCAAGCGCGGCCCCTACGGCCCCGCCCCTGCGAGTTGTAGGGGGCGCACGGCGTGCGCCCTCTGTCCATATAGGCAGTTCCATCTCATCGCCGGATTTGCCAAGCTGCGCTGCGATGCGGAGGCCGACATGACATCCACGATCAAAGACCGGACGGCGATTGTTGGAATCGGGCAGACGGCATTCGGCAAAGGACTCGATGCCAGCGAACTATCGCTGGCGTGTCAGGCCATCTCGCTGGCGCTCGATGATGCCGGACTCGCGCCATCGGAAGTCGATGGTCTGGCGATGTTTTCGATGGAGAGCGGGCGCGAGGTGGAAGTGGCGCGCAACGTCGGCCTCGGCGACATCACCTACTTCGGCGAGATCGGCTACGGCGGTGGCGCCGGCTGCGGCGCGGTCGGACACGCGGCGATGGCGGTCGCCACCGGGCAGTGTAACGTCGCGGTGGCGTGGCGCGCCCGCAAGCGCTCGGCGAAGGGCAGCCGCCCGTGGGCCAACGTCAACGCGCGGCTCGGCGGGTCGAACCAATGGACCCGCCCGTTCGGCTTGCTGCGACCGGTGGACGAGGTTGCCATGCTGGCGCGCCGCTACATGCACGAGTTCGGGTGCACGCGCGACCACCTCGCCAATGTGGCACTGGCATTTCGCAAGCACGCCAACCGCAACCCCAACGCGACGATGCACGAGAAGCCGATGACGCGCGCCGACTACATGAAGGCGCGCTGGATCTCCGAGCCGCTGTGCCTGTTCGATAACTGCCTCGAAACCGACGGCGCGCTCGCGGTCGTGCTCGTGTCGGCGGCGCGCGCCAAGGATCTCAAGCAGCGCCCCGTTTACCTCCACGCCTTCGCGCAGAGCATTCCGCGCCAGCACCAGGTGATGACGAACTATTTCACCGACGATCCGCTGCTCGGCCCCTCATGGGCGTGCGCGCGACTGCTGTGGCAGCACAGTGACTTCGCGCCGCGCGATGTCCGTGTCGCCCAACTCTACGACGCCTTCAGCCCGTTGATTCCGCTCTCCCTCGAAGGCTACGGCTTCTGTGGTCGCGGCGAAGGGGCGGCGTTCACCAACGACGGCGCGCTCGAATGGCCGAACGGACGCCTGCCCACCAACACCGCCGGTGGTGGCATGTCGGAGGCCTACGTGCACGGATTCAATTTGGTGTTGGAAGGCGTCCGGCAGATGCGCGGCACGTCGACGAGCCAGGTCGACGGAGCCGAGTCCTGTTTGGTGACCAGCGGCGAGGGAGTCCCGACCAGTGCGTTGCTGTTACGGAGGTGAACGATGGAAAGCGCCTTTCTTCTTCCTGATCCAGATGACGACGACGCCGCGGATTTTTGGAGAGGCACAGCGCGCGGAGAACTGTTGGTGCAAACCTGCGCGGCATGCGGCCAGCGCCGAATTCCGCCGCGCCCGATGTGCCCCGCGTGTCGTTCGCTGCAGCACCGATGGGACAAACTGTCGGGATGCGGCACGATCTGGTCGTTCGTGATCGCGCATCCGCCGCTGTTGCCGGCGTATCAGGCGCTCGCCCCGTACAACGTGATCACGGTGGCGCTCGACGAAGACCCGAAGCTACGGCTCGTCGGCAACCTGATCGCGCGTCCCGATGGTGCGATCAACGAGATCGACCCGGCAACGATCCGCATCGGCGAACCGGTACGCGTGGTGTTTCAGCAGGTGGAGGATGTGTATCTGCCGCGTTGGATAGTTGGCAGGGGGCAGTAGGCAGGGGACATGGGCAACGGGCAACGGGAGAAGATCCGAACTGCCGACTGCCCCCTGCCGACTGCCTACTGATTCTAGGGCCAGAACAACCGCCGGGCTGCCGCGTGCAACTGTTCGCGGAAATCGGGATGAGCGATCTCGATCAGCGCCAGCGCGCGCTCGCGCTGTGTCAGACCTTGCAGGTTGGTGATGCCGTGCTCGGTGACGACGAAGTCGACGAAGGTGCGCGGCACGGTGACGACCGTTCCGGGATCGAGTTGCGCCACGATGCGCGACACGCGGCCGCCGCGCGTGGTCGATGGCAGCACGTGAATCGCGCGGCCACCGTCCGAGTAGAGCGCGCCCATCGTCCATACCAGTTGACCGCCCGGACCGGTGTACATCTGCGAACCGATCGACTCGGACGCCACTTGTCCGGTGAGGTCGATCATCGAGGCCTGATTGATCGCGACCAAGTTCTTGATGCCGCTGATGCGCGGCAGGTTGTTGACCCACTCGATCTCGTAGAGCGCGATGCGCGGATTGTCGGCGCAGTAGTCCATATCGGCGCCGGGTACGATGAACGACGCGGTGGTCACTCCGGGATGGTACGTCTTGTACTTGCCGGTCACGGCCCCGGCTTTGATCAACTCGACCGCCGAGGCGACGAGAATTTCTGAATCGATGCCGAGGTCGTGCTTCTCGGTGAGATAGCTACCCATGCACGACGACAGAGTTCCCGTGCCGATTTGCAGCGTGTCGCCATCGTTGATCAGCGTCGACACGTAGGCGCCGATGACTTCGGTGACCTCCTGGCGCTCCGCTGTCAGCTCCGGCACGGTCAGCGCGATTTGGCGCTCCTGTTTCTCGACCAGGAGATCGAACTCGGACAGATGGATGAAATTGTCGCCGCGAGTGCGCAGTCCCTTGCCGCCGACTTCGGCGATGCTGAGCTTGGCCGCGCGCAGCAACGGTTTGGAGTGCCACAGCGAGTAGCCGAAACTGACGAAGCCGCGTGCGTCGGGCTGGGAAACCGGCGCCATGAACACGTCCGCCGAGAATCCGTCGCGGCGACCGCCGCGCAGAACCTTGGAGCCGAGACCGTAGTCGACGACGGCAAAGTCGCCGCGGCGGGCCTCGATCGACGGCCGCACCAGCACCGAGATGAAGTCGGTGACGAACTGAATGTGCTCCTCCCACCCGGGCTCGCCGTTCGCCCACGGATGCGGATGCCGCGTCGCACCTTGCAGCACGCGCACCCCGTGCAACTCATCGCGACGGCGCGCCAACGCGTTGAGCAGCGTCACCGGAACGGGGCCCATCGGAAAGCGCACGAAGTCGCCGTCCTTCACGCGCCGCGCGGCCTCATCGGCGGTGACGAGCTTGTCGCGGAAGCTATCGCGCCAATCGGGATTCACGATGCAATCTCCGAGTGTCCGACGAAAGCTGGTGCACGCAATGCGAAGCCCTCTCCCGCATCACCAGCGGGAGAGGGTGTGGGTGAGGGCTTCGACAACGAGATGACCGATGCGCGCTTCACTTGTGCCTACTCCTTACGGCGTGCGGGCGGCAGTCGCGCGGCGCTCGGAATTGGCAAGTCTCCGCCTTGAAGCGCTGCAACTCGGTCTCAGCGTTTTCCGAGTAGTCTACAATCGGGTCGATCTCCATCCCGTTTGATGTCAGGAGCCAGTACCAATCGTATGAACCGCCTGCGAGGAAGTACTTGTGCTTGATCACGATCAGACACCCGCGGCAGTTTCCTTCGTGGATGACATCGAGCATATTGCCACCGCCGAGCGGCTTCACCCGACCGGTGGTCACGTCCACGTTGTAGATGCAATTGGAAACCGCTGCACAGTTAGTCATGAAGAATACCGAGCGCCCGTCGAACGCGAACTGGGGATTGGAGAAACTGGCCAGCGAACTCTCCTGACCCGGTTTGGTGGGGCTAGCCACGAGCCGTCGCGCTCCCCTTCCGTCGCTGCTGATGATCCAAATCTCTTGCGGATAGGCATCATCTCGCCCGGTCCATATCTTCGGGCCGTCTAACGTGCGGATGAATGTCACATACTTCTTGTCGG
Protein-coding regions in this window:
- a CDS encoding OB-fold domain-containing protein, giving the protein MESAFLLPDPDDDDAADFWRGTARGELLVQTCAACGQRRIPPRPMCPACRSLQHRWDKLSGCGTIWSFVIAHPPLLPAYQALAPYNVITVALDEDPKLRLVGNLIARPDGAINEIDPATIRIGEPVRVVFQQVEDVYLPRWIVGRGQ
- a CDS encoding acetyl-CoA hydrolase/transferase family protein gives rise to the protein MNPDWRDSFRDKLVTADEAARRVKDGDFVRFPMGPVPVTLLNALARRRDELHGVRVLQGATRHPHPWANGEPGWEEHIQFVTDFISVLVRPSIEARRGDFAVVDYGLGSKVLRGGRRDGFSADVFMAPVSQPDARGFVSFGYSLWHSKPLLRAAKLSIAEVGGKGLRTRGDNFIHLSEFDLLVEKQERQIALTVPELTAERQEVTEVIGAYVSTLINDGDTLQIGTGTLSSCMGSYLTEKHDLGIDSEILVASAVELIKAGAVTGKYKTYHPGVTTASFIVPGADMDYCADNPRIALYEIEWVNNLPRISGIKNLVAINQASMIDLTGQVASESIGSQMYTGPGGQLVWTMGALYSDGGRAIHVLPSTTRGGRVSRIVAQLDPGTVVTVPRTFVDFVVTEHGITNLQGLTQRERALALIEIAHPDFREQLHAAARRLFWP
- a CDS encoding lipid-transfer protein; amino-acid sequence: MTSTIKDRTAIVGIGQTAFGKGLDASELSLACQAISLALDDAGLAPSEVDGLAMFSMESGREVEVARNVGLGDITYFGEIGYGGGAGCGAVGHAAMAVATGQCNVAVAWRARKRSAKGSRPWANVNARLGGSNQWTRPFGLLRPVDEVAMLARRYMHEFGCTRDHLANVALAFRKHANRNPNATMHEKPMTRADYMKARWISEPLCLFDNCLETDGALAVVLVSAARAKDLKQRPVYLHAFAQSIPRQHQVMTNYFTDDPLLGPSWACARLLWQHSDFAPRDVRVAQLYDAFSPLIPLSLEGYGFCGRGEGAAFTNDGALEWPNGRLPTNTAGGGMSEAYVHGFNLVLEGVRQMRGTSTSQVDGAESCLVTSGEGVPTSALLLRR
- a CDS encoding TetR/AcrR family transcriptional regulator, which codes for MAQVVRLGARRRRDPEGTYEEIVAAARAMMAERGPEALTVSDVAHRAGVNRTTAYQHFRTRDDLVGAVMARLADETSRMLTADIAPGDRIDHMVEYFLQHPEIARLWMFQMLANIQLPNRVGWTRYMKAMQTLASSDRTQPGIDPEMLGHILLAAILVWSLRGRSGTKDEGGSAAATRRFTRELKRLLLYGVMCPERWPEMAAAVKKPTAGRRQITLRARRLGVNIGRSKP